gaaagttaaaaaaaaaaatcagaaatccCAAATTAACATAGGACTTCATCccgagtattttttttataaaaaaaataaacgtaAAAGTCTATTAAAGTCTTACAAGCATTTAAAGTCGTGGTGAATTTTACCGCTTACCCTTAAACGCCtccatttgataattttaaaacaaaattacccCTCTTTTGTTAAAAAAGCCCCActtatcatgttttttttgttgctttattttcttGTCGGGTTCAAATTATTTCCAGTACAAACTATGTTGTGATAAGCAcaagtttaaatatttatttattttttataaataaaagtattatcGTATTAATGTCACAGTGACAACAGTCCTGTATAGTACATTTTCTGAAGTATGTGCCATTCTTGTCAATGACAAGGCATCAGCAATTAATTAATGTCCCATACTCAATATCTTATAATCACAAAATATTTCTTGCAACACGCATGCAGCCTAACGGAAAGAGAGAGGATGAGTTCATAGCGGAAAGAGACGTAAgaactttaaattattttagaaaatagacATCTCCTTCAGTATCATTTAACATCTCCGACCAGTTCCTTCTGGAATGGTCACCTCACAACAGGGATCGGACCAGCAACATAAACATCGAGCTCCAACTATGCTGAAATATTGCAACCTTGACGCTCCGTTTTTCACAAATATAAACGCTTTTTTAATGGAGTACCAAAACCACATGAACAGAAGCATGTGCCTTACACCAAGCTATTAACTGGATATATTACAGCTCGGTTATAGCACTGTTATAGATAGCTTAACTAACATCTCAACATGAACTTCTGAGTTTCATGTCATTTTGGCGAGGTCTACAATCAATCTTCCTACTATTATAAATTCTAAGGTGAGCTTTGAGCTAGACAAGCTAACAATGTTGTCAATATTCTAACAAAAGGTATTGATGTCTAGCACTTGTAGTAGTTCTTTGACAATATTCCTACTTCTATCCAACCTTGATTTAGAATGAAAAGTCGGAACCAtctcctataaaaaaataaaataaaaattgattaaggtgtaaaaaagttaaagaaaagtcattaatgaaagatattttattaataaaatgttgTTTACATTTAATACTGATTTAAATAGTTAAGAATACATAAATTGTTTTACATatggataatttttaaaatgtttaacatagtttattcttttttacttctctTCTCCTTAAGAGGAAAAGTTGAgccaaattttgttttatataattcttttaccagctcttttaaaaaaaataagtagcttatttttaagaaaaaacatgaaatggaattactttaaaaaatctaaataaatgAGTTTTTATAAAGGGAAATGATAGGTGTTacgaaaaaaaattcttgaaaaGAGTCGAATGTTGATTTGTAAGAAATCCCAACCGTTTATTTTATCGATCAACTTTATTAACTaaattctatttaaaaatatctcAGCCTTAGATATTACATTTCGTGCAAGGTTTTATTTGTACCAAATAGCATCACTCTTTTATAAAACTTGTGTGATCATGAAAGTCAAGAGATGGGTTATATCATGAAGACaattatgcatgaatgtttAAGAAGGTAGAGGATGTAGTCTATTaacaattctttattttatagtttCAATGAAATTTAATCATGTAATATCTAAATTAGATTCTATAAATTTCACATGTGAAGacctgaaaattttaaaaaatattataatcaagtctaaaaagatttaattactcatttatcCAGTAGAATAAGATTTGTTAAGAAATAAATCAATGAAGTTgatcataaattaataagaatCACTTTATTGTCCcctaatctttattttattgataacgTGATTCTCTATattaaacatttaatttataataaaatgagataaatactattcaataaaaaaaaaagttgtgcaAAGTTTTATCCTGTAcgtatattaatataatttcaaatCGAATCCTAATGTTATACAAACAATATTTACGCAATATTTACGTAGATAAATACTATTCTATAAATTAGTGGGCATTCATTCTAAAACACCGAGAAATAACAAATTGTTACTTTAACGTCCGTTTGAGAGGTGCTGAACAGACAAACAAACACATACTAAATTCGAGGAAAGCGAATGCTAACATAGGCATTAATTTATCacccattttttcattttcttgtctGATTTACCTTTCCTTttgcaaaataaaatcattttgaatAAATCTCTGTTTAGTAattataattcatttatttatattagagacaattgattaatttattgaatGGGTGCAAAAATAAACCATCAACTCAGACATGTGTCatgttacaagaaaaaaaaagcacggCCCAAGGTCCATTGAAAACACAGTCCGGCGGGCCCAAAAGCGAACCCGATGAAGAAGGCGTGATATGTATGTTATGCAAAACCCTAAACACATTAAGGTTTGGCTGTAACCCAGAGCTCCTTCGCCTCATCGATAGTTTAAAGTCTCGGTAAGATCTTCTTCCAACTCCGAAACTAGATCCGATTGATTGCTATTCTATTCTTTTCACTGTCGTATACTCCAACCTCCATGTAGATTCTTTTATGCAATTTTATTCCTGCTTTATGTTGTATCATGGAAAATGGTTTTAAGTAGCCACTGAATGTGGTAATTGTTCGCTATAATTCATATATGCATTTTTGTTTGCTGTAGTTTTGACAATGGTGAGGGTTAGTGTGTTGAATGATGCTCTGAAGAGCATGTACAACGCCGAGAAGCGCGGGAAGCGCCAGGTCATGATTAGGCCATCCTCCAAGGTCATCATAAAATTCCTATTGGTCATGCAGAAGCACGGTATTGATTTGTTATGTAATATGAATTTGGCCTTGAATTGAATATAATAGGAATTTTTTTAGTGTTGTTGGCATGTTTTGTTATGGTGTGGTGCTTTGTAGGGTACATTGGTGAGTTCGAGTATGTTGATGACCACAGGGCTGGGAAAATCGTGGTTGAATTGAATGGGCGGCTGAATAAGTGTGGGGTTATTAGCCCTCGCTTTGATGTTGGTGTCAAAGAGATTGAAGGTTGGACTGCAAGACTACTACCCTCAAGACAGGTAACCTTAAAACCTAACCCTGATCAATCACACCTTTGCCTTTGTCTTCCATATAGTTACCTCTTTAATTCTTTGCAATACATTACAAAGCATGAGTATTGTGTAAATTTGAAGAAACTACAGCTGTCGTCAGTCTATTTTTctcctaaaaaaattactttcaattgaagaatatttttaagaaatgtaATAATTAACCACTCCTAAACGTAGCTAACTTTTGCTTTAAGCTTTCACTTTAGACACCAATGTATATTTAAGATGGTTAAATTCAACATGTTCATTGTTGCAATCTTTTTTTGTTGGTGTAAGTGTTTCTTCATTTATACATTGGTTATATAGTTATAATGGCTCTCTGTAGGTTATAGTGTTTGgcctgttttatttttaatcttttatctttaaaagtAGTCAATTAGCTTTTGTTCATTAGCAAAAAAGCTACCTTTGTCTTCAAGAGCTTTCTTGAAATTGTGTCTTAAGCTCTCCTTCCAAAGGGAAGAGATGCACCAAAAAAAGTACCTTAAATTTAAAGAATGCCAACCTGTATCTGTATGAGGTATTGTTGTTTCCAGGACAgcaaaataagaatatttcttCTGTAAATTGAAGTACTTGTAGAATTTGTATAGTAAGTTGTTGAAAATTGGTTTTTGCTTGTTCTTTGATAAAATTTGCTCGTAttgtttttaaactttgatgtaTATTAAGTTGTGTAGATGTGAAATTGCTAACCTATCTGTGATTAAACTTTATGTTGTCCGTTATTCTCTTGTATGCATATGGTTTCTCCTGTTTGCCCCTAAACTTTGGTTGCTCAAAATGATGCAGTTTGGGTATATTGTCTTGACAACCTCTGCTGGTATCATGGATCATGAAGAGGCTAGGAGAAAGAATGTTGGTGGTAAAGTGTTGGGTTTCTTCTACTAGGCTTGCTTTTTGTTTGAGGTTCGCTCCGATGAAGTTTGAGATTCACCAGTTTTGATGGACCATGTGCTAGTTTGCTAGCGCCATAAGTTATAGAGAGCAggagttttaattattattatttccttaTTCTAGCATGCGCATTTTACTGTTTGTGAAAACGACTTGGTCATTCTAATCACTTTTTTTCCATTCCATATTGGGTTGGTCGTTTTTGTTTAACGGGTATGTATTTAGAATTGACATGGTCATTGGCGTTGTTGCAATTGTTTTCTTCCATTAAGGAAGCAATATGAGAAGTGCAGGAAGCAATTCCGGATGTGCAGAAAGAACACCCCAGCGATGTTCGATGGTTGGTGTTTTGCCTTATCAGCGGACTGGTATTGCATCATGTgtctgttttaaaattaatttttgccaCTGCGAATTGTATTTGGTAAATatggtttttaaaattaaagtttttaatttgtaaatatattatgaaccgggatttttattacttttattattcTTACTTTTCAATTCACTAAatgcttttattaaaaaaattatttcacttaaatggttaaaaatatggtaaataattttgatatttttaaaaaggagAATGCAATATTATTTTTGAAGACAAAATCATCTAACCGAAAGCAAATATGGTTTATTTAGATACCGAAAGCAAATgcgttttatttatataccaaAAGCACTATGGTTGATTTTGTCTGCAAAACATAACCAAATTATCGaagtaaattacaattttattttttaaacatacaaTGTTAAAGGTAAATTggcaaatt
The nucleotide sequence above comes from Glycine soja cultivar W05 chromosome 11, ASM419377v2, whole genome shotgun sequence. Encoded proteins:
- the LOC114373862 gene encoding 40S ribosomal protein S15a-1, with translation MVRVSVLNDALKSMYNAEKRGKRQVMIRPSSKVIIKFLLVMQKHGYIGEFEYVDDHRAGKIVVELNGRLNKCGVISPRFDVGVKEIEGWTARLLPSRQFGYIVLTTSAGIMDHEEARRKNVGGKVLGFFY